One stretch of Schlesneria sp. DSM 10557 DNA includes these proteins:
- the ltrA gene encoding group II intron reverse transcriptase/maturase, with translation MERICDRDNLNRAYRKVKANKGAPGVDGMTLDDLAAWIATHKDTLIASLLEGRYQPQPVRGVQIPKPGGGMRQLGIPTVVDRLVQQAILQVLEPLFDPTFSNSSYGFRPGRSAHQALAAAQQYVAEGRLIVVDMDLEKFFDRVNHDILMGRLARRVPDKRLLRIIRRFLEAGLMQDGACLARQEGTPQGGPLSPLLANLLLDDLDRELERRGHKFCRYADDCNIYVRTKAAGERVLASLTTFLETHLRLRVNRDKSAAAYILDRKFLGHRLLPGGKLGVAPQSLARARQKVRELTKRNRGVSLRRMVTELNSFLTGWVTYYRHAQCRSHLERLDEWIRHRLRCVQLKQRKRAKPISDFLISCGVPRYLAWILANSGKGWWRMAGSPPAQHAMSIDWFHRLGLVSLTKRHAELQTS, from the coding sequence ATGGAAAGGATTTGTGACCGAGACAATCTCAATCGAGCCTATCGCAAAGTGAAAGCGAACAAGGGTGCCCCAGGCGTCGATGGGATGACCCTCGACGATTTGGCCGCCTGGATTGCGACTCACAAGGACACGCTGATCGCCTCGCTTCTGGAAGGACGATACCAGCCCCAACCGGTGCGTGGAGTGCAAATTCCGAAGCCGGGAGGTGGAATGCGACAATTGGGCATTCCGACGGTTGTCGACCGACTCGTACAGCAAGCGATTCTGCAGGTTCTCGAACCGCTATTTGATCCGACGTTCTCGAACTCCAGCTACGGGTTCCGCCCCGGTCGCAGTGCCCACCAGGCCTTGGCCGCGGCTCAGCAATACGTGGCCGAAGGACGTCTCATCGTCGTGGATATGGACCTGGAGAAGTTCTTCGACAGGGTCAACCACGACATTCTGATGGGACGTCTGGCGCGACGCGTGCCTGATAAGCGTCTGCTTCGCATCATTCGCCGGTTCCTGGAAGCGGGGCTGATGCAAGACGGTGCCTGCCTTGCACGTCAGGAAGGGACGCCGCAAGGCGGTCCCTTGTCACCACTGCTGGCGAACTTGTTACTGGACGATCTCGACCGGGAACTGGAGCGTCGCGGGCACAAGTTCTGTCGCTATGCCGATGACTGCAACATTTACGTGCGGACAAAAGCAGCGGGAGAACGCGTGCTGGCCTCGCTCACGACATTCCTGGAAACGCATCTGCGATTGCGGGTTAACCGCGATAAATCCGCAGCAGCGTACATCCTGGACCGGAAATTCCTGGGCCACCGTCTGCTCCCGGGCGGGAAGCTGGGGGTCGCCCCTCAGAGTCTCGCACGGGCACGGCAGAAGGTGCGTGAACTGACGAAACGCAATCGAGGCGTCAGCCTCCGACGGATGGTGACCGAACTCAACTCGTTCTTGACCGGATGGGTGACATACTACCGACATGCCCAATGTCGGTCTCACCTCGAACGTCTGGATGAATGGATTCGACATCGTCTGCGCTGCGTTCAACTCAAACAGCGGAAACGTGCGAAACCGATCTCCGACTTCCTGATCTCGTGCGGAGTACCCCGGTACCTCGCGTGGATTCTGGCTAACTCGGGGAAAGGATGGTGGCGCATGGCGGGTAGCCCTCCCGCTCAACATGCCATGTCCATCGACTGGTTCCATCGTCTCGGCCTCGTCTCCCTGACCAAAAGACATGCCGAGTTACAAACATCATAG
- a CDS encoding SUKH-3 domain-containing protein, with translation MTLNLFQLSQIARECLHKSGWSEDSRFDADVFAKSRIDVNMHVSSHAIEVWQRCGPLCLSFPNRRSRNSFYEWRFFEGPTRVSPFDCKMYENVLGVPFTFLGVDDEDGRMIYIDAMGAVYSSDLLNSGVVLRYGDSMIEALNNLCEFDAPAEILVPEIVINEQKKLLMEEGLKEQMEQIRAKVFWKFYENDRKGGSEE, from the coding sequence ATGACCTTGAACCTTTTTCAATTGTCGCAAATCGCACGCGAATGCTTACATAAGTCCGGCTGGAGTGAAGACTCGCGTTTCGATGCTGATGTTTTTGCCAAGAGCAGGATCGACGTTAATATGCATGTGTCATCACATGCCATAGAGGTATGGCAGCGATGCGGACCATTATGTTTATCTTTTCCAAACAGAAGATCGCGAAACTCCTTTTACGAGTGGCGGTTTTTTGAGGGCCCGACGCGTGTCAGTCCGTTTGACTGTAAAATGTACGAAAATGTGCTTGGTGTCCCATTTACTTTTCTTGGGGTCGATGACGAGGATGGCCGCATGATCTACATTGATGCGATGGGCGCAGTTTACTCTTCAGATTTACTCAATAGTGGTGTGGTTCTGCGATACGGCGATAGTATGATTGAAGCGTTAAATAATCTCTGTGAGTTTGATGCGCCCGCGGAGATTCTGGTTCCAGAGATAGTGATCAACGAACAGAAAAAGTTGCTTATGGAAGAGGGCCTGAAGGAACAAATGGAGCAGATTCGGGCGAAGGTTTTTTGGAAATTTTACGAAAACGATCGTAAGGGAGGATCAGAAGAATGA
- a CDS encoding folylpolyglutamate synthase/dihydrofolate synthase family protein, with protein MAIHAYEQAVAFWMDRTNYERTGMPTNPNEFKLDRMHSLMSQLDHPERRLKIVHVAGTKGKGSTSALIAAMTREAGYRTGLFTSPHLINMEERIQIDGENISQSNFTHCMNRLEPAVRAVEAHHGASMTFFEIITALAFLYFAESEVDIAVIEVGLGGRLDATNICIPLISIITSISFDHTAQLGNTLSSIAREKAGIIKQGRPTISGATDPEAATVIAQIADERYSRLEVLGTDFDYGYRAGKLSHGELIRPQVDVTLRGVHWSGLSIPLLGEHQAANTSLAIACVAELRRAGFKISSDAVRAGLSKVNWPARLEVLHDSPFVVLDCAHGPASIQAALNTIHETFEVPRRGLIFACSGDKDVEGMLTLLTPHFQKVWFTQCSNTLRGTAAEELARVWRHCGGGECELVGTPSHAAEEALAWSEPEDLICVIGFVLLAGEVRSAVSLEMSTTQRTEASCAN; from the coding sequence ATGGCAATTCACGCTTATGAACAGGCGGTCGCCTTCTGGATGGATCGCACGAACTACGAACGGACGGGAATGCCCACCAATCCGAACGAGTTTAAGCTCGATCGGATGCATTCTCTGATGAGCCAACTAGATCATCCTGAACGGCGGCTCAAGATTGTCCATGTCGCTGGCACCAAGGGCAAGGGTTCCACGTCCGCATTGATTGCGGCGATGACGCGCGAAGCGGGATACCGAACCGGGCTCTTCACCTCGCCTCATCTCATCAACATGGAAGAGCGAATTCAGATCGACGGCGAGAATATTTCGCAATCGAACTTCACTCACTGCATGAATCGGCTCGAGCCTGCCGTTCGGGCCGTCGAAGCACACCACGGCGCGTCAATGACATTTTTCGAGATCATCACTGCACTCGCATTCCTGTATTTTGCCGAGTCGGAAGTGGATATCGCCGTGATCGAAGTCGGTCTCGGCGGCAGGCTGGATGCCACGAATATTTGCATCCCCCTTATTTCGATCATTACCAGCATCAGCTTCGATCATACGGCTCAACTGGGAAATACTCTGTCATCGATTGCCCGTGAAAAAGCAGGCATCATTAAACAGGGAAGGCCCACGATCAGTGGCGCGACTGACCCAGAGGCTGCGACCGTCATTGCTCAGATTGCGGATGAACGTTACTCCCGCCTCGAGGTTCTTGGAACTGATTTCGACTATGGATATCGCGCCGGAAAACTGTCGCATGGAGAACTGATCAGACCTCAAGTTGATGTTACGCTTCGTGGAGTCCATTGGAGTGGGCTGTCGATCCCTTTGCTGGGCGAGCACCAAGCCGCGAATACATCCCTGGCGATCGCTTGCGTTGCGGAACTACGACGAGCAGGTTTCAAGATCTCTTCTGATGCAGTCAGAGCCGGGCTATCGAAGGTGAACTGGCCGGCACGACTCGAAGTCCTGCATGATTCCCCATTCGTCGTTCTGGATTGTGCGCATGGTCCCGCATCAATCCAGGCCGCGTTGAACACCATTCACGAGACATTTGAAGTACCACGCCGAGGGCTGATCTTCGCCTGCTCTGGCGATAAAGACGTGGAAGGCATGCTAACGCTGCTCACTCCCCATTTTCAAAAAGTGTGGTTCACACAATGCTCCAACACCCTGCGAGGAACGGCCGCTGAGGAACTCGCTCGTGTCTGGCGGCATTGTGGCGGCGGAGAATGCGAGCTCGTTGGTACTCCATCGCACGCGGCGGAAGAAGCTCTAGCATGGTCCGAACCGGAAGATCTGATTTGCGTGATCGGTTTCGTACTTCTGGCGGGCGAGGTTCGCTCCGCAGTCAGTTTAGAGATGTCGACGACTCAGCGAACCGAAGCTTCTTGTGCCAACTGA
- the metE gene encoding 5-methyltetrahydropteroyltriglutamate--homocysteine S-methyltransferase, with product MVQAHNLGFPRIGADRELKFAQEAYWKGQSSRDELKAVGANLRKINWQTQTDLDLVPVGDFAFYDQMLDMSFTLGNLPARVRGYTGDVLDNYFRVARGRSAPTAAGGEGQGVAAGEMTKWFDTNYHYIVPEFDANTQFALDSSRLIDQIREAKSLGVNVKPVIVGPVTYLALGKAKDDSDKLALLPKLLPVYQKLLETIASEGIEWVQIDEAVLVTELEPKWKQAFETAYESLSGSKVKLLLTTYFGKLLENLPLVASLPVAGVHLDAVNGRDEVEALIQKLPADRVVSLGVINGRNIWKADLNDLLDWLEPIAEQLGNRLWIAPSCSLLHVPVDLSSEQKLDGEIKSWLAFAKQKLEELHVLKAALEGGRAKVKAQLDDNQSAITSRRQSPRVNNPEVKAAVARIDSQLGRRKSAFEQRARKQAEILNLPKYPTTTIGSFPQTAEIRRARNQFKAGKLDEAAYSAAMQEEIARCVREQESLGLDVFVHGEAERNDMVEYFGEQLDGYAFSEYGWVQSYGSRCVKPPILFGDICRPQPMTVKWIKFAQSLTKKPMKGMLTGPVTILNWSFVRDDQPRSTSCKQIALAIRHEVQDLEKAGVRVIQIDEAALREGLPLRRSQWQEYLDWAVESFRICANGVEDETQIHTHMCYSEFNDIIEAIAHMDADAITIETSRSDMELLHVFETFKYPNQIGPGVYDIHSPNIPTEEHIIGLMQKAAERIPSERLWVNPDCGLKTRQWEEVIPALTNMVAAAKKLRSADKSAT from the coding sequence GTGGTACAAGCGCACAACCTTGGTTTTCCGCGTATTGGAGCGGACAGAGAGCTCAAGTTCGCTCAAGAGGCCTACTGGAAGGGTCAGTCGTCGCGTGACGAGCTGAAGGCCGTCGGCGCGAATCTGCGAAAGATCAATTGGCAGACTCAGACCGACCTCGACTTGGTGCCAGTCGGTGATTTCGCATTCTATGACCAGATGCTCGACATGAGCTTCACACTAGGCAATCTTCCGGCACGCGTTCGCGGCTATACCGGCGATGTTTTGGATAATTATTTCCGCGTGGCGCGTGGCCGCTCTGCGCCGACTGCTGCTGGCGGCGAAGGCCAAGGCGTCGCCGCTGGCGAGATGACGAAGTGGTTCGACACCAACTATCACTACATCGTTCCCGAGTTCGACGCGAACACCCAGTTTGCTTTGGATTCATCACGTTTGATTGATCAGATTCGAGAAGCCAAGTCACTGGGCGTTAACGTCAAACCAGTGATCGTTGGACCAGTCACGTACCTGGCACTCGGGAAGGCAAAAGACGACTCCGACAAACTGGCCCTGTTGCCAAAGTTGTTGCCTGTCTATCAAAAGCTGCTCGAAACCATCGCCAGCGAAGGCATTGAATGGGTTCAAATCGATGAAGCCGTATTGGTGACGGAACTCGAACCAAAGTGGAAGCAGGCGTTTGAAACGGCCTACGAGTCGCTTTCAGGCAGCAAAGTCAAGCTGTTGCTAACGACCTACTTCGGCAAGCTTCTCGAAAACTTGCCGTTAGTAGCAAGTTTGCCCGTGGCCGGAGTGCATCTCGATGCAGTCAACGGCCGCGACGAAGTCGAAGCACTCATCCAGAAGCTGCCAGCCGATCGCGTGGTATCACTGGGAGTCATCAACGGTCGCAACATTTGGAAAGCGGATCTGAACGATTTGCTCGACTGGCTGGAACCGATCGCGGAGCAACTTGGCAACCGCTTGTGGATCGCGCCGTCATGCTCATTGCTGCACGTCCCGGTGGATTTGAGCAGCGAGCAGAAACTCGATGGCGAGATCAAGTCGTGGTTGGCTTTCGCGAAGCAAAAGCTGGAAGAACTTCACGTTCTCAAGGCAGCTCTTGAGGGCGGACGTGCAAAAGTGAAGGCACAACTGGATGACAATCAATCCGCCATCACTTCACGACGCCAGTCGCCTCGCGTGAACAACCCTGAGGTCAAAGCTGCCGTTGCCAGGATTGATTCGCAACTCGGCCGACGCAAGAGTGCATTCGAACAACGCGCCAGGAAGCAGGCTGAGATTCTGAACCTGCCGAAGTATCCCACGACAACCATCGGCTCATTCCCACAAACAGCCGAAATCCGCCGGGCCCGCAATCAGTTCAAGGCTGGGAAACTCGATGAAGCTGCCTATTCAGCAGCGATGCAAGAAGAAATCGCTCGCTGCGTCCGCGAGCAAGAATCGCTCGGCCTCGACGTGTTCGTTCACGGAGAAGCCGAACGAAATGACATGGTCGAATACTTCGGTGAGCAACTCGACGGCTACGCATTCAGCGAATACGGTTGGGTGCAATCCTACGGTTCACGCTGCGTGAAGCCGCCAATCCTGTTTGGTGATATCTGTCGCCCGCAGCCGATGACGGTCAAGTGGATCAAGTTCGCCCAGTCGCTGACGAAGAAGCCCATGAAGGGCATGTTGACGGGACCTGTGACGATCCTGAACTGGTCGTTCGTTCGTGATGATCAACCTCGCTCCACCTCGTGCAAGCAAATCGCCTTGGCGATCCGCCACGAAGTCCAGGACCTGGAAAAAGCCGGTGTCCGCGTGATTCAGATCGACGAAGCCGCACTTCGCGAAGGTCTGCCGCTGCGACGATCGCAATGGCAGGAATACCTCGATTGGGCCGTCGAGTCCTTCCGAATCTGTGCGAACGGCGTCGAAGATGAGACCCAGATCCACACGCACATGTGCTACTCCGAATTCAATGACATCATTGAAGCGATCGCCCACATGGATGCGGATGCGATCACCATCGAAACATCGCGATCTGATATGGAACTCTTGCATGTTTTCGAAACGTTCAAGTATCCGAACCAGATCGGCCCTGGTGTCTACGACATCCATTCGCCGAATATTCCGACCGAAGAGCACATCATCGGCCTCATGCAGAAGGCCGCTGAGCGTATTCCATCGGAACGGTTGTGGGTCAACCCTGACTGCGGACTAAAGACGCGCCAGTGGGAAGAAGTGATTCCGGCTCTGACCAACATGGTTGCTGCCGCGAAGAAACTCCGATCCGCCGACAAGAGTGCAACCTGA
- a CDS encoding LysR family transcriptional regulator: MSTIERSHLEIIRAIDRYGSVTAAAESLYVTQPALSHSIRKLEELLGLRIWTREGRHLRLTQGGEHLLSVANRLLPQLERAELQLQQYAEGERGTLRIGMECHPCYQWLLKIAAPFLKAWPDTDLDVIQKFQFGGIDALYGYDIDILVTPDPLKKQGLLFVPVFDYEQVLVVGKDHRLKTAKHAEPEQLSEETLVTYPVSIDRLDVFSRFLTPAGVVPKRHKLIETTDIILQMVECGRGVAALPRWLVVEQQSRFEIFPVRLGKKGVDKQIFLGFRKSDSNVDYIDAFVEMARSGKSLTERR; this comes from the coding sequence ATGTCGACGATCGAACGATCTCATTTAGAAATTATCCGCGCCATCGACCGGTATGGCTCAGTGACAGCCGCAGCCGAGTCACTTTATGTGACGCAGCCCGCACTGAGCCATTCCATTCGCAAGCTCGAGGAGTTACTGGGCCTCCGTATCTGGACTCGTGAAGGGAGACATCTACGACTGACCCAAGGGGGCGAGCATCTGCTGTCCGTAGCCAATCGATTACTGCCGCAACTCGAACGAGCAGAACTACAGCTTCAGCAGTACGCGGAAGGGGAACGTGGCACCCTACGAATCGGGATGGAGTGCCACCCGTGCTATCAATGGTTATTAAAAATCGCAGCCCCCTTTTTGAAGGCATGGCCGGATACGGACCTGGATGTCATCCAGAAATTTCAATTTGGCGGAATCGATGCCCTCTACGGGTATGACATCGATATTTTAGTTACACCCGATCCACTGAAGAAACAGGGCCTTCTGTTCGTGCCTGTCTTCGACTACGAGCAAGTTTTGGTCGTCGGAAAGGATCATCGCCTGAAAACCGCGAAACATGCTGAACCAGAGCAATTGAGCGAAGAGACACTCGTTACTTACCCCGTTTCGATCGACCGGCTTGATGTTTTCAGTCGCTTCCTCACCCCTGCTGGCGTCGTCCCCAAACGACATAAGTTGATCGAAACGACTGACATCATTCTCCAAATGGTTGAATGTGGCCGAGGCGTTGCAGCTCTTCCGCGGTGGCTTGTCGTCGAGCAGCAATCACGATTCGAAATATTCCCCGTACGACTGGGCAAAAAGGGCGTCGACAAACAGATCTTTCTTGGATTTCGAAAAAGCGATTCGAACGTTGATTACATAGATGCATTCGTCGAAATGGCTCGATCTGGCAAGTCTCTGACCGAACGGCGTTGA
- the tnpB gene encoding IS66 family insertion sequence element accessory protein TnpB (TnpB, as the term is used for proteins encoded by IS66 family insertion elements, is considered an accessory protein, since TnpC, encoded by a neighboring gene, is a DDE family transposase.), giving the protein MLNISRTTRVFLATVPTDMRKGFDGLHALVESVIEEDPFAGHLFVFRNQRRDRIKLLWWDRDGWSLFYKRLEKGCYEFPTDRKEQTSRRCEIRAEELLLLLEGIDLGSVKRRPRYERPSAINDTTARSSV; this is encoded by the coding sequence ATGCTGAACATCTCTCGCACGACACGGGTGTTTCTGGCGACAGTGCCGACAGACATGCGGAAGGGGTTTGACGGTCTTCACGCCCTGGTGGAGAGCGTGATCGAAGAAGATCCGTTTGCCGGTCATCTGTTTGTGTTTCGGAACCAGCGTCGCGACCGGATCAAGCTGCTGTGGTGGGATCGCGATGGCTGGAGCCTGTTTTACAAGCGGTTGGAAAAAGGATGTTACGAGTTCCCGACCGACCGGAAGGAACAGACCTCACGCCGCTGCGAGATTCGCGCAGAGGAGCTTTTGCTGCTGTTGGAGGGGATTGATCTAGGGAGCGTGAAGCGACGCCCTCGCTATGAACGGCCGAGCGCAATCAATGACACCACGGCGCGGTCTTCAGTGTGA